The nucleotide window GATGACGTCGGCATCGACGAGCACTGCCCCGTGCTCGACGAGCATATTCGACACTGTTGACTTGCCGGCGCCGATTCCGCCGGTGAGACCGATTCTCAGCATGGTTGCATCCTACTGACCCAGTCGGTAGACCCGCACGCCCTCGTCGGCGAAGACGGGTGAGCCGACCGCCGTGTCGAGGAACGCTGAGTACTCGCGTTCCCCACCCGGCAACAGCGGAGCCTCGGGAGCGAGCACGATGAAATCGACACCGCTCTCGCGCAGTTCAGTGATGGCCGAGCTCACTTCACGGCTCTCAGGATCGGGCATCGGAGCGCCGTCGAAGACGGAGCCGTGCAGCAGCGTATCGAGAGCGTCTTCGGGCGCCGTGTAGGTCACCGGGGATTCGGGGCTCGAACCGATGAAGTAGCCGCCGGTCTCTCGGTAGCGGAATCCGCTGACGGCCTGCCATACCATCGCCTCGTCGGCGTGGGGTTCGGCCCATGCCAACGGGCGGGGGAAGGTCTTGACGACGGATCCGGCGGGGACCACCTCGGCGATGGACTGCGTGTAGAAGTCAGGGACGGTCACGTCATGGGCGGTCTGCGGGGCGGGGACGACGCAGATGACGTTGAGCGCGAGCAGGCCGCTGAGGATTCGGGCACGGATGAGGTGCCGGTGCGCCAGCGCCCAGTCGAGCCCGATGCCGAGTATCGCGAACAGCGCGATCGTCGAATGCAGCACCAACCGCATGGGCAGGATGTTGTTGAGCACCGGAATCGCTTCGACGAGCGCGAACGGCCCGGTCTCGGCCAGCACGTTGCCGCCGAGCAGGATCGGCGAGCCGAGGGCGAGCACGAACACGAGCACACCCGTCGCGGCCGCGATGCGCACCGGCACTGCCCGAGGGGTCTTCCGCAGCGCTGCGAGAACGATGATGAGGGCGGCCAAGAGTGCCGGCGCGCCGACGTAGGCGCCGAGTTCGGCCGGGTCGATGTCCATGACACGCGGCAGCGGGGAGACTCCTCCGCTCAGCCATGCGGGCGCGGCCGGCAGAATCGGGTCGAGCAGATCGGTGTTCCACACTCCGTGCGGACGGATCGCTCCTGCAGGCGCGTTCGCACCCGTCATGGTCAGCAGCAGCGGGATCGCGCAGAGCAGCGCGACGGCTGCGGCGATGAGGGAGCCGAGCGCCAGCGACAGCCAGGCGCGGACGGGATGGAGCCTGTGCCCGAACACGGCGAGGCAGATGAAGAAGCAGACCGCGGCGAGGAACGTTCCGGCGAGGACTTCGGTGGATACGTAGAACTGGAAGCCCAGCAGCAGGCCGAAGCCGAGACCGATCAGCGACACATGTCTGCGGCCACGATGCGCGGAACCGAGCAGCGCGAGTATCGCCCAGGCGGTCAGCGGCGGAGTGATGGCGAATGCGAGGTTCGGGTGCCCGCCGAGCTGGGCGATGACATAGCTGGAGAAGCCCACTCCGCCGGCGGCGATGAATGCCGGCAGGCGCCCCATGAATCGTCGGAAGAGCACTGCTGTGGCGAGGCTGTTCAGCACGGGGATGGAGAGGATGAGCAGGTTGTAGGCGACGATCGGGCCTGCCGCCCAGGTCACCGGGGCGAGCAGGAGCGCGATACCTGCCAAGGAGGTGTTCCAGGCCCCGTTGACTCCCCCGCCGAGGGCGTTCATCGACTCGGTGTAGAGCAGACCGCCGGTGTGCCCGGAGCCGAAGCCGAGGAGGTCGGCGAGGACCGCAGCTCCGTGGCCGAGCCACCAGATGAACAGGGAGGTGTCGTCGTTGGAGGCGACGACGGACCCGCCGGGGTCTGCTGCGACGGATCCGAAGACGACGAGGCTGCCCAGGCAGAGCAGCACTGTGAACCACAGCCAGGGACGCAGCCGTGAGCGGAGACTGTGAGGAGTCATGTCCGACGCGGTGTCCCCCGCGCGTCCGGGAGCCTCCGCAGCTGCGGGGGCATACACACAGGGCTCCCGGCCTTCCGACCGGGAGCCCCTGTGATGGCTGTTATCAGCTGCCTGCAAGCTTCTCACGCAGGGCTGCAAGAGCTTCGTCGCTGGCCAGCGTACCTTCGTCGCTCGCCTCTTCCGAGGAGAACGATCCGGTGGCCGGAGCGGCTTCGGTCGTACCGACGGCATCGGCTGCGGAAGCCTCGGCGTCCGCTGCGATGGCCTTGGCGACCTGCTTCTTGTGCTCTTCCCAGCGTTCCTGAGCGGCGGCGTACTGCTGCTCCCAGGTCTCGCGCTGAGCCTCGTAGCCCTCGACCCATTCGTTGGTCTCGGGGTCGAAGCCCTCGGGGTACTTGTAGTTGCCGTCCTCGTCGTACTCCTGCGGCATGCCGTAGAGAGCGGGGTCGAGGAACTCTTCGGCCTCGGGATCGACGCCCTCGTTGGCCTGCTTCAGCGACAGCGAGATGCGGCGGCGTTCGAGGTCGATGTCGATGACCTTGACGTAGATGGTCTCGTCGACCGAGACGACCTGCTCGGGCAGATCCACGTGGCGCACGGCCAGCTCGGAGATGTGGACGAGGCCCTCGATGCCGTCTTCGACGCGCACGAATGCACCGAAGGGAACGAGCTTCGTGACCTTGCCCGGCACGATCTGTCCGATGACGTGGGTGCGGGCGAAGTGCTGCCAGGGATCTTCCTGGGTGGCCTTGAGCGAGAGCGAGACGCGCTCACGGTCCATGTCGACGTCGAGAACCTCGACGGTGACCTCGTCGCCCACGGTGACGACCTCACCCGGGTGATCGATGTGCTTCCAGGACAGCTCGGAGACGTGGACGAGTCCGTCGACACCACCGAGGTCGACGAACGCACCGAAGTTGACGATGGAGGAGACGACGCCAGGACGGACCTGACCCTTCTGCAGGGTCTGCAGGAAGTCGTGGCGGACGGCCGACTGGGTCTGCTCGAGCCAGGCACGGCGAGACAGGACCACGTTGTTGCGGTTCTTGTCGAGCTCGATGATCTTGGCTTCGACCTGCTGGCCGATGTAGGGGGCGAGGTCGCGGACGCGACGCATCTCGACCAGGGACGCGGGCAGGAAGCCGCGCAGTCCGATGTCGACGATCAGGCCGCCCTTGACGACCTCGATGACGGTGCCGGTGACGACCCCGTCGTCTTCCTTGATCTTCTCGATGTCGCCCCAGGCGCGCTCGTACTGAGCACGCTTCTTCGAGAGCATGAGACGGCCCTCTTTGTCTTCCTTCTGAAGAACGAGGGCTTCGATCTCGTCCCCGACCTCGACGACTTCGCCGGGATCGACATCGTGCTTGATAGAAAGCTCACGTGCGAGGATGACGCCTTCCGTCTTGTATCCGATGTCTACGAGGACTTCGTCGCGGTCGACCTTGACGACTTCGCCTTCGACGATGTCGCCATCGTTGAAGTACTTGATGGTCTCATCGACGGCGGCGAGAAAATCCTCAGCGGTTCCGATGTCGTTGACAGCGACCTGCTTCGGCTGCACCGATTCCGGCGTGGTGGTGGTCATATAGGTTGGGACTCCGATGGAATATTGGTCCAGATCCGGTACCCTGTCGGCAGGTCGTTATTTGTAGCCGACAGATCCGAATCCGGTCTCGATTGCGAATTTGGACTTGCATGCACAGGCGCATACGGTTGTCAATGCTAGCACCAACAGGGGCGTGAATGCACGCCGAGGAACCTATTTTTCAGCAGCCGAGGCCACGGAGGAACGATGAGCGAGGGAACTGACGGAGCCGAGGTCATCAGCGGCGGCTATCTGCCGATCGATGAAGAGGCTTCAGTCCGGGCCAACCGCAGCTATTGGGACAACTCCGCGGAAGAGTATCTGGCCGAACACGGCACGTTCCTCGGTGCCTCGGATTTCATCTGGTGTCCCGAGGGAATTCACGAATC belongs to Brevibacterium spongiae and includes:
- the rpsA gene encoding 30S ribosomal protein S1, which gives rise to MTTTTPESVQPKQVAVNDIGTAEDFLAAVDETIKYFNDGDIVEGEVVKVDRDEVLVDIGYKTEGVILARELSIKHDVDPGEVVEVGDEIEALVLQKEDKEGRLMLSKKRAQYERAWGDIEKIKEDDGVVTGTVIEVVKGGLIVDIGLRGFLPASLVEMRRVRDLAPYIGQQVEAKIIELDKNRNNVVLSRRAWLEQTQSAVRHDFLQTLQKGQVRPGVVSSIVNFGAFVDLGGVDGLVHVSELSWKHIDHPGEVVTVGDEVTVEVLDVDMDRERVSLSLKATQEDPWQHFARTHVIGQIVPGKVTKLVPFGAFVRVEDGIEGLVHISELAVRHVDLPEQVVSVDETIYVKVIDIDLERRRISLSLKQANEGVDPEAEEFLDPALYGMPQEYDEDGNYKYPEGFDPETNEWVEGYEAQRETWEQQYAAAQERWEEHKKQVAKAIAADAEASAADAVGTTEAAPATGSFSSEEASDEGTLASDEALAALREKLAGS